A segment of the candidate division WOR-3 bacterium genome:
CTGTGATATTGAGATACTTGCCGCATTGATGCCGAGGTTTGACTTAGAAAGATTCGGTGTTCTGTTAAAGGCAACACCAAGGCATGCAGATGTGATTGTCTGCACCGGTCCAATGACGAGGCAGAGCAAGGACAGGATGATAAGGATATATGAGCAGGTGCCTGAACCGAAGTTTGTCGTGGCGGTCGGTGCGTGCGCAATGAGTGGTTGTGTGTATCGGGGTTGTTATAACATCATCGGTGGTGTTGACCAGGTCCTTCCTGTCCATGCCTATATTCCAGGTTGTCCGGTCCGTCCGGATGCAGTGATTGATGGGGTTTATAAGTTGTTGAAGACTTTATGAAAAAGGCAATTGAGGGCAATTTGAGGCAATTCAGGGCAATTGCGAATGTAGGGCAAGGCTTTCTTCAAGAACCGATGGTTCTTTCAGAACCAGAGGTTAGCCTTGCATATTCAGAGGTGAATTGAGGAAAATATGGGTGAAACTGAACTTTTAGAAAAGATAAAGCAGGGTTTGAAAGAAAAGGTTTTAGATATAACCAATCCTGCCCCAAGAAGGGTCTTTTTAAAGGTTGATAA
Coding sequences within it:
- the nuoB gene encoding NADH-quinone oxidoreductase subunit NuoB; this translates as MLSWLVRWSRIKSPWVLHLNTGACNACDIEILAALMPRFDLERFGVLLKATPRHADVIVCTGPMTRQSKDRMIRIYEQVPEPKFVVAVGACAMSGCVYRGCYNIIGGVDQVLPVHAYIPGCPVRPDAVIDGVYKLLKTL